The genomic window GGTCCGCGCTTCCAGACCCAGAATGCGGATCGACTCGAGCAGTCTCAGCGTTCCCATGGCGTCGGCGTTGGCCGTGTACTCGGGAGTCTCGAAAGACACCTTGACGTGGCTTTGGGCCGCAAGGTTGTAGATCTCGTCGGGCTGCACCTCCTGAATGATGCGCAGCAAATTCGTGGCATCCGTGAGGTCGCCGTAGTGGAGTATGAAACGTCGGTCCTGTTCGTGAGGATCCTGGTAGAGATGGTCGATGCGCTGAGTGTTGAAAAGGGAGGCCCGACGCTTGATTCCATGAACGCGGTAACCCTTCCTGATCAGAAAAGCCGCCAGGTATGCCCCGTCCTGGCCCGTAATCCCCGTTATTAGTGCAACCTTGTGTGAGCTCATCGATACCGTATTCCTCGAATGGATTCGTCCTTAACTATCGGCAAAATGATCTCAGCCCAACAGGGCCTGGATCAGACGGTCGAAGCACCCTCGCGAACCCGGTCGGTGAAAGGGCGCGAGACCAAAGGGATAGTCAAGAATTCTTGCCACCGGTACATAGCGAGTATGCACCGATATGTCAAGGCATTTGACCGGGCGCCAGTCTCCCGGACGGGAAACCCGGCATGCCTTCGCGCTCACGGTTGAAGAGGGACTGTCGCGGGTTCGAGAACATCGAACTTGATTTCGCTTGCGGATGACCGTATGCTTTTTGCTCACAAGCACACATTCGTCCCGCGGTTTTGCGGCGGTGCGATTCCGCTTTCCCCGCGCGTCGTCGGCGCGGGATGGCGCGGATGCGGCGCGTTGTGGAGAGTTGGGCAAATGCTTGAAGATCCTGTGGAACAGCTGGCGGAATGGAAACGGGAGCTCGAAGGGGCATGGCGCGCAATACCGAAGCCCTTTCGCAACGATCATTCAGTGCGACGGACGCTGCAATGCCACCTGTTCGCAAGGATTTGCAGTGCGGAGGTCCGAGTGGTGGCGGACTACCTGCCTCCCAGGGTGCAGGATCGCGCCGTCGATCTCATCGTCGTCCGCGAGGATCTGGAAATCGCGTGGGCGATATGTTTCGACACATTGGTTGCCCTGGCCGCCGTCAAGAGCCTCGGGAGCTTCGCCGCCCGGAACAAGGTCATTTTCACCACGGGCATGATCGAGAAAAAGGTGCAGGAGAGCCGCTTCTTTCTGAACGCCGAGATTCAACACGTTCACTTGCGGCCGTTTGACCATTTTGCCTAGGGTTGTGAGGCGTCCTTCCGGAATGCCGTCCGTTGGAACGGACACCGTGAGTATTGGGTTAACATGGCAAATTATTTCGCATAATTGCCATCAGGCCTTGTGCATGATTACAAGCGCCTGGAAACAATATGAATTTGCCTTGACAATGGTTTGTCCCTATGCAATAAGCAGGGATGAAAGCCCATAGATAGAAGGTATAGGTGTGGGGCGACCTCGTCGCCATTAACTATTTGAATTCGATATATATTAGGGAGGCGCCGAAGAATCGTTCCTGAATTCGTTCGAGTGATCCATGATTCCGGATGGAGACTCTTTGTGCGATCACGTATCGCGGATGGACCGAATCATCACGTATCCGGGGTCGAGCTGATTATCCTGCTGCCATACTGACAACTCCGATCTGCACTTCTGAAGTTATTTCCACGCTGTTCATATGCCGGATCGATTACGGCACTCGTGTTGTGGCGTTTCGTTGTATGCTCCGGGTGGAGCCGTTTGTTTGTCATTACCGTAACCATCGTCAACCTGTTTTGCTTTTGTTTTCCGATCAGTCGGGAAGGTCGCGAATCAGGCTCATTCGGGTTCTCAATCTGACGGGAAAGCCCGGGCCTGGCTTGCCGCGCGGCGGGATGCACAGAGGTGGCATTTCGTGGAAAGGGCGACGGCGGTCTTTCGCTCGATGTCGAGCGATGTTAAGCCGGGCCCGATCCTGCGGCAGGCCCGTCGAACCGGGGCGGGATCGGTCGGGTCGACCCTGCCGGTTCCCACCGGGCTGGCTGCTCCCACGAAGGCGGAGAGGCCATGCGTTCACCGGATGACTGCCGGTTCCACAGCAGGAGGTGAGTTCAAGAAAATCACCTGGACCGAGTCGGATGGCCGAGACCGGGGTCCGACGACAAGGGCTCGAGGGTATTGCACATTCCAGATGTGGTTCGGAGCAGCGTCGACGGCCGCACTCCGTCGGCGGCTCCCGCTTCCCCTTCTCGGGGCGGGCTCGTTTCGCATTCGTGTTCTGACATCGTCCGGAACCCTTGATATTCGCATTCATCATTCCAGGTAATCCGAAGAGCCCGAATTCCAGGTGTGCGACAGTTGCTGCGACCATCCGGCGACGGAGAAAGGAGGTGGTGGAGGTTTCACACGGTTTTCCCGTTAATCCTCGATGAACTCTGGGGCTTTTTGTGACACGTATTAGCATTCCGATCATTTTCGATACATGAACAATCATAAATGAAAGGATTTGGCATGGCAGACCAGCAAACGACGATGCCGAGATGGGTCCCCCTGCTTTTGGGCTTACTGGGTAGCACCACATGCGGTATGCTTCTTTACGCATGGAGTGTTTTTATCAAGCCGTTGAACGCGGAATTCGGGTGGTCCCGCGCAGAGATCGCCATGGCGTTCGCGATCTGTTGTCTGATTTTCGGGTTGATGACGTTTCCCGCAGGGCGATTGAGCGACAAGATGGGTCCCCGCAAGGTTGTTATGACGGGCGGTGTCCTGCTGGCGATCGGATTCATCCTGTCGGGATTCATCCAGTCAAAGTATCAGCTCTACATTACGTACGGTGTCATTGCCGGTTTCGGCGGCGGGATGATCTACTTGCCGCCCATCGCGACGGCGCCCAAGTGGTGGCCGGACAGACGGGCGCTCGCTACGGGTTTCGCGGTGGTAGGTCTGGGTCTCGGATCGTTTCTCATGGGCCCCCTGGCGACCTACATCATTGAGAAACCCGGCATGGGATGGCGCTACGTGTTCTGGTACTGCGGCGTTGCCATGGGGATCATGGCGCTGATTGCCGGTGCTTTTCTCGAGCCGCCGCCCGCGGGCTGGAAGCCGGCCGGTTACACTCCTCCCGCGCCTCCTGCGGGCGCGGCAGCACCCAAGGTGACCCGCGACTGGACGTACGAAGAGGCCAAGGGGGATACCAAGTTCTGGCTGCTCTACCTGGCCTACTTCTGCGGTTCGTTTGCAGGCTTGATGGTCATCGGACATCTCGCCGGTTTTGGAAGAGACGCCGGTCTTACGGCCATGGCCGCCGCCGGTGCGGTCAGCTCCCTTGCCTTCAGCAATGCGGCGACGCGTATTCTTTCCGGCTGGTTTGTTGACAAGATCGGTATTCGAGTCTACTTTGCCGCACTGTTTGCCTTGCAGACAGCGGCGATGATCGCGATTTTTCAGCTCGGCGGCAGTGTCGTCGGCTTGTCGATCGTTGCCATCGTCATCGGCTGGAACTATGGCGCCATGTTTACATTGTTCCCGGCCACGTGCCTCCAGTTCTACGGGCCGACGGCGCAGGGCAGCAACTACGGCCTCCTGTTTACGGCGTGTGGTCTCGCCGGGTTTGCCGGTCCCTGGGTCGGCGGCTGGCTGAAGGATACGACGGGGACGTACTACCTTCCCTTCCTTTGCGCAGCAGCTCTGTGCGCCCTCGGAACGGCGATCGTTTTCATGACGAAGCCGCCGGAGAAGAAACACGCATAGTCAGCACACTCCGGGTCAAGTTTCCGGGAGTCTGAATGTAAGCTGCTCCGGGTTTCCCGGGGCAGCTCATCGTTTCGCAAAAAAAACCGCCCCACTGCATCAGGGGCGGTTCTTTTTTGCCTTACCCTAAGATGGATCGGAGCCGAATTCCACGGGAACATGATTTACCGGTCGATTCTCCGATCCCGCGCACATGTCCGTAACGTGAACGTCAGCACTCGAGCCTGCGGGCATGGGTTACGGACCGACACCGTAGACCAGATCAATGAATCTGGGTTCCCAGTTTCCGTTATTGCACCGATAACAGCTCTTATCGTCACAGATTTCCTGACCGCTCGCAAATCTGCGATCCTGCATCACGCAAAGCCCACCATCCTTGTATTCCATTTTTTCCTCCTTCGCCCGCCTCATCCGCTGACTGTTCATTCGAGGCAGGCCCTCTTCGAGTGCCAATTTCCTCTTGGCACGACTTTATAATAATCATTATTTATTAGTAGCGCAACTTTATAAAGATGGGGAGCATTCCATCGGGAACCCTTCCGGAATCCTCATACCGAGGTGCGTTCAAGACGGCACAACACATGCCCGTCGGGGGAGGTTGACCCGGGCGGGGATAAACCCCGGGGACCGTGCGGATCCGTAGCGTGGGCACGGTTCCTCCGTGCCCACGCTCAAGCCGGGCCTCGTGCGCCCGCACTGGTCATGATCGCTGCGAAAGCGCGCGGCCACTAGCCTCTTTAATGAGGGCGTTCCACGCGTCGGCTCCAGATCATTCATGGTGCCAAGCACTGGGGCAAGGGCATTGGGACCGTGGGCTGCGCTGTCGCGCATCCCACCCTACTGAAGAACACAGTTGCTGCGGACCGATGTGCCCGCCGGACGTAGCTTCGTGTTTTTCGGTTTGACTTAGAATTGCGCCTGTGTTTTCAGTGTGACTCATAACCGTTGAAGGGGCCATGTCTTCGGTGGAGGATATGGGGATCGCCTTGGGAGGCGTTGTCCGGCGAGACGCCGTGGCGGGAAGTATGCGGAGACCGCGATCGGGAATCCGGGGGAGGACAAGCGGAAAATGGCAGAAAACGACCGCTCATTTTGTGGGAATCTGAGTCTTTCGGACGTTGGCAGCGAGGTCTGTCTCTCCGGTTGGGTCGATGCCTTGAGGGATCATGGGGAGGTGCTCTTCATTCACTTGCGTGACCGTACGGGTTTCATACAGGCGGTGTTCAGCCCGGAGCACACCCCTCGCCGGGTTTACGAATTGGCGTCATCGCTGAGGAGCGAGTTTTGTGTTTCGCTGCAAGGCCGGGTTCAAAGGCGCACCGAGGAGACGGAGAACCCTCATATCGAGACCGGGAAAATAGAGGTGATGGTGCGGGAGCTCTCCATCCTTGCCGCTTCGGTCGTCCTGCCTTTTCCCATTTCCGAAAAGGCGATGACGGCCGGAGGCGGATCGGGACGCGCCGATGCGGTTTCCGAGGATCTCAGGCTGCAATACCGCTATCTCGACTTGCGTCGTCCGAGCATGCAGGATCACCTCGCCAAACGTTATCGCATCATCAAACGCGCCCGTGATTTTCTGGACACGCGAGGCTTTTTGGAAATCGAGACGCCGATCCTCACCAAGAGCACTCCGGAAGGGGCTCGGGATTACCTGGTGCCGAGCCGCGTGCATCCGAAGGAGTTCTACGCCCTTCCGCAATCGCCTCAGCTCTTCAAACAGCTGCTCATGATGGCGGGGTTCGAGCGCTACTTCCAGGTAGTCCGGTGCTTTCGCGACGAGGACCTGCGTCCGAACCGGCAGCCGGAATTCACTCAGCTGGATATGGAGGCGTCTTTCATCGACGAGGAATTCATCTTCGAGCTGACCGAGGAGCTCGTGGCACGGATGTTCGAGGTGGGGGGAATCGAGCTGCCGCGTCCTTTTCCCCGGATGCCTTACGGCGAAGCCATGGAAACATATGGTTCGGACCGGCCCGATACCCGTTTCGACCTGAAATTCATCGAGGCGACCGATATTTTCGAAAACACCCGTTACGGAATTTTCAAGCAGATTCTCCAGCGTGGGGGGCGAATCAAGGGCATCAACGTCAGCGGGCAGTCGGAGAAGCTCAGCAAGAACGTGCTCCAGAACGAATACGCCAAGGAAATCGTGCCTTCGTTCGGGGCAAAGGGCATGACCTGGATGCGGGTGTCGGCAGGGGGGCTGGATTCGAACATCGTCCAGTTTTTCAGCGAGGAGGAAAAAGGCGCAGTGCTGAGGCGCTTCCATGCACGCGACGGCGACGTCATCCTGATGATTGCCGATGCCTCCCACGACCTGGTGTTGTCGGCTCTGGGGCAATTGCGTCTGCACCTGGCGGACAGGCTGGGGTTGATCCCTCCCGGAGTCTTTCATCCCCTGTGGGTTACGGATTTTCCCCTTTTCGAAGCCACCGAGGACGGCGTCACTTCGAGCCACCACCCCTTTACGGCTCCGGATCGGGAGAGTTTTGATCCCCTCGATCTCCAGGGGCTCCTCGATCTTCGTTCCCGCGCTTACGACCTGGTGGTGAACGGAGAGGAGCTCGGGGGCGGCAGCATGCGCATCAATAAAAAGGATATTCAGCTTCGGATTTTCCGGGCACTCGGGCTTTCCGAACAGGAAATCGAAGACAAGTTCGGCTTTTTCGTCCGCGCGCTGGACTATGGAGCGCCGCCCCACGGAGGGATTGCCCTGGGACTGGACAGGGTGGTCTCCATGATCCTGCGCACGCCGTCCATTCGCGAGGTCACGGCATTCCCCAAGAACCGCAGCGCATACTGTCCCCTCACCCGAGCGCCTTCGCAGGTGGCGCAGGAACAGCTCAGGGAGCTTGGCCTGACGGACATGGGGGAAGCGAGGCAGGTTCGGCTCCTGCAGGAGCGCAAGGAACTTATCGATTCCCTGTCGTGGGTATCCCGGATCGGGTTCGACGAGGCCGAACGTGCGGCCATCACCACCGCGCTTGCCGATGCCGTGCGCATGGTCGAAACCCTGGAGGGAATCGACTGCGATTTCGAGCCTCTCTTCTCGCCCGTCTCCGCAGTGTACCGCATGGGCGAAAAAATGGGGGCCCGGGAGTGCTCCCTGGCTGCAACCGGCGAGATTTTAAAGAACGCTCCGTCGGTGAAGGGGAATTACTACAAGGTGGCGAGCATCCTGGAATAGGACTGTGATCGGGCCTGGCGTGGACCGGGACGGATCGCGTTCCCCTGACGCCGCTCAGGGAAGCGCAGGCATGAAGCAAAAGCGGCGGGGGACAATCGGAGAGAGTCCAATGCATTCGGAAATCTTCTGTCATATCGATACACGGCCGGGTTCGAATATCGCGCGAGGAGCGCTCGTCGGGAAGCGGGCGGCGGTTCAGGCCTGCATATCGGTCCAGGGGTGGCCCACGGAAGCGGGCAGCGCGGCGCTGCGGGGATTTGTGGCGGTCGAGGACGCCACCGTGGTTGAACGCCTGAGGGACGCCGGTGCAAGCCTTGTCGGCAATACCCGTTCGTGCGAGCTGGGCTTCGGCCTTCTCGGGGACGGAGCCGGGAAAGCCGTGGCCGGCGGACACGTCGACGTTGCCCTGATGACGGACACCATGGGTGAAGCACGGGCCGCGGCCGCTTCAGCCGGTGTCTTCGGTTTCAAACCGAGCTACGGGCAGGTGTCCCGTTTCGGCCTTGTGGGCCTGGTTCCCTCCATGGATTGCTGCAGTATCCTGGCGAAAAGGCTCGGGGACATCGAGGATGTTTTCACCGCGATCCGGGGCGGTGACGACCGGGATCCGTCCTTGCCCGATCCCGCCCCGCCTTCATTGAGTCCGTCCGCGGGGCCCGGCCGTCGGCCGCTGAGCGCCGGCGTGGTTGCTCAATGCTTGCACGGCCTTTCTTCCATCGAACGCGCCGCCTTCGAGGCCGCACTCTCGAACCTCGAACGCGTGGGCATCGCCGTTCGGGAGATACCGTTCGATAAGTACGAGTTCTTCCCGGTCGTCCATAATGTGATCGGTTCGGTCGAAGCATCGTCGAGCTGCGGCAAATTCGACGGGGTGCGCTACGGGCACAGGGCCGCGGGTTCCAGGAACTGGAACGAGATGTATCTGCGGTCAAGGGCCGAATCCTTCGGCTTGCCTTTGAAGGCGTACCTGTTCCAGGGCGCCTGCTTCCAGTTCGAGCAATACGCCGTTTTCGAAAAGGCTTGCAGGATTCGCTCGGAGCTTGTCGGGCAGAGCCGCAGGCTGCACGGGGAGGTGGACGTGGTTGTCTCTCCCGCCCGGCGGGCCGCGTCGGATTTTGGGAGGGCCAATACCGTCGGGCAACTCTATGAGGCATTCTCGCTCACGCTTCCCGCGAATGTGACCGGCCAACCCGTGCTCACACTCCCGGGGCTTGTGACGTGTGAAGGCGGGGATCTCGGCCTTCAGCTCATGGGCGCGCCCTTTGGCGATGAGCTCCTTCTCGGGATTGCGGGCAGGATACTTCAAGAATTGGAAGGAACAGGATGAGTATGGATCACGAGGCGGTAATAGGGCTCGAAATACACGTCCAGCTGAATTGCGAAACGAAAATGTTCTGCCGGTGTCCGAGCAGGCCGGGGGATGAACCGAATCGAAACACCTGCCCGATATGTCTCTGGCTGCCGGGCAATCTCCCCAGGTTCAACCGGGAGGCACTCGAGCAGGCGATTCTCGCCTCCCTTGCGCTGGACTGTGAAATTCAAAAGGAAAGCGCATTCGATCAGAAAGTCTATTATTATCCGGACTTGCCCAAGGGTTACCAACTTTCCCAGTTCCACATGCCTCTGGCGATGAACGGTCATTTGAACGTCACCGATGCGAACGGAGCAAGGAAGACCATCCGGATTCGGAAAGTACACATGGAAGAGGACGTCGCACGGCTCGTCCATGAGAATGAAGGAAGGACGCCCGTGAGCCTGGTGGACTTCAACCGCGCGGGGATGCCCCTGGTGGAGATCGTGACGGAGCCCGATCTGCGCAATTCCGGGGACGCGATGGAGTTTCTGCGCTGCCTCATCCGGCAGATCCGGTACTCGGGCAGTTCGGAGTGCAGCATGGAACAGGGGACGATGCGCGTGGACGCCAATGTCTCCATCCGGCCCGCGGGCAGCGATCAATTCAACACGAAGGTGGAAATCAAGAACATGAATTCCATCCGGAGCGTGGGGGATGCCATCGCGTATGAAATAGAGCGGCAGAAGGAATGTCTCGTGGACGGAGAGCCCATCGTGCTTCACACCCGCCTCTGGGATCCGGAAAAACGCGTGACGTCTCCCATGCGGGGGAAATTTGAAGGCCCTTGCGTGCCGGATCCCTCGGTGCCGCGGATCGTGATCGAAAGTGAATACCTCGATGAGGTGCGCACACGCCTGCCGGAAATGCCCGAGCAGAAGGCGCAACGTTTTGTGAAGCACTATGGGCTTACTTACGAGGATGCCGCGACCATGTGTTCCGAGCGGTCCGTGTCCGAATACTTCGAAGCGGTGGCGGACTGCGGCGTGTCGTCGCGGCTCGCGGCCCAGTGGATTGCCGGCCAGGTGCTGCCCCTGCTCAAGGAGTGCGATGAAACGGTTTCCACGAGCCGCCTGACGCCGGATCGCCTCGCGGGTCTGCTCAAGATGCTGGAACGCGATGAAATCAACAGCAGCGCGGCGAAGGAGATTCTCGGAAAGCTCCGGGGAAGCGACGCTCCACTAAAGGTAATTGTTGAATCGGGGGGGTTCAGGCAGGTTTCGGAGGCCGACCAACTGGAAGCGGTCGT from Syntrophobacter fumaroxidans MPOB includes these protein-coding regions:
- a CDS encoding L-lactate MFS transporter, whose protein sequence is MADQQTTMPRWVPLLLGLLGSTTCGMLLYAWSVFIKPLNAEFGWSRAEIAMAFAICCLIFGLMTFPAGRLSDKMGPRKVVMTGGVLLAIGFILSGFIQSKYQLYITYGVIAGFGGGMIYLPPIATAPKWWPDRRALATGFAVVGLGLGSFLMGPLATYIIEKPGMGWRYVFWYCGVAMGIMALIAGAFLEPPPAGWKPAGYTPPAPPAGAAAPKVTRDWTYEEAKGDTKFWLLYLAYFCGSFAGLMVIGHLAGFGRDAGLTAMAAAGAVSSLAFSNAATRILSGWFVDKIGIRVYFAALFALQTAAMIAIFQLGGSVVGLSIVAIVIGWNYGAMFTLFPATCLQFYGPTAQGSNYGLLFTACGLAGFAGPWVGGWLKDTTGTYYLPFLCAAALCALGTAIVFMTKPPEKKHA
- the aspS gene encoding aspartate--tRNA ligase is translated as MAENDRSFCGNLSLSDVGSEVCLSGWVDALRDHGEVLFIHLRDRTGFIQAVFSPEHTPRRVYELASSLRSEFCVSLQGRVQRRTEETENPHIETGKIEVMVRELSILAASVVLPFPISEKAMTAGGGSGRADAVSEDLRLQYRYLDLRRPSMQDHLAKRYRIIKRARDFLDTRGFLEIETPILTKSTPEGARDYLVPSRVHPKEFYALPQSPQLFKQLLMMAGFERYFQVVRCFRDEDLRPNRQPEFTQLDMEASFIDEEFIFELTEELVARMFEVGGIELPRPFPRMPYGEAMETYGSDRPDTRFDLKFIEATDIFENTRYGIFKQILQRGGRIKGINVSGQSEKLSKNVLQNEYAKEIVPSFGAKGMTWMRVSAGGLDSNIVQFFSEEEKGAVLRRFHARDGDVILMIADASHDLVLSALGQLRLHLADRLGLIPPGVFHPLWVTDFPLFEATEDGVTSSHHPFTAPDRESFDPLDLQGLLDLRSRAYDLVVNGEELGGGSMRINKKDIQLRIFRALGLSEQEIEDKFGFFVRALDYGAPPHGGIALGLDRVVSMILRTPSIREVTAFPKNRSAYCPLTRAPSQVAQEQLRELGLTDMGEARQVRLLQERKELIDSLSWVSRIGFDEAERAAITTALADAVRMVETLEGIDCDFEPLFSPVSAVYRMGEKMGARECSLAATGEILKNAPSVKGNYYKVASILE
- a CDS encoding amidase family protein — protein: MHSEIFCHIDTRPGSNIARGALVGKRAAVQACISVQGWPTEAGSAALRGFVAVEDATVVERLRDAGASLVGNTRSCELGFGLLGDGAGKAVAGGHVDVALMTDTMGEARAAAASAGVFGFKPSYGQVSRFGLVGLVPSMDCCSILAKRLGDIEDVFTAIRGGDDRDPSLPDPAPPSLSPSAGPGRRPLSAGVVAQCLHGLSSIERAAFEAALSNLERVGIAVREIPFDKYEFFPVVHNVIGSVEASSSCGKFDGVRYGHRAAGSRNWNEMYLRSRAESFGLPLKAYLFQGACFQFEQYAVFEKACRIRSELVGQSRRLHGEVDVVVSPARRAASDFGRANTVGQLYEAFSLTLPANVTGQPVLTLPGLVTCEGGDLGLQLMGAPFGDELLLGIAGRILQELEGTG
- the gatB gene encoding Asp-tRNA(Asn)/Glu-tRNA(Gln) amidotransferase subunit GatB, which produces MSMDHEAVIGLEIHVQLNCETKMFCRCPSRPGDEPNRNTCPICLWLPGNLPRFNREALEQAILASLALDCEIQKESAFDQKVYYYPDLPKGYQLSQFHMPLAMNGHLNVTDANGARKTIRIRKVHMEEDVARLVHENEGRTPVSLVDFNRAGMPLVEIVTEPDLRNSGDAMEFLRCLIRQIRYSGSSECSMEQGTMRVDANVSIRPAGSDQFNTKVEIKNMNSIRSVGDAIAYEIERQKECLVDGEPIVLHTRLWDPEKRVTSPMRGKFEGPCVPDPSVPRIVIESEYLDEVRTRLPEMPEQKAQRFVKHYGLTYEDAATMCSERSVSEYFEAVADCGVSSRLAAQWIAGQVLPLLKECDETVSTSRLTPDRLAGLLKMLERDEINSSAAKEILGKLRGSDAPLKVIVESGGFRQVSEADQLEAVVDRVLEENPSAVENFRKGASKALGFLMGQAMQATRGKANPRLLKEIMTRKLG